The Poriferisphaera corsica DNA segment ATCAGATACTGAATGGCTGCATTATTCTGAAAGGACATACGATGTTTTATCGCGTAAAAGCAAAATTGAAAACTGAGAAGGCTGCGGAGTTTTTGGATCGATTACGTGACGGGACGATTAGTGAACAGAAGCTGGATGGACAGGAGATTGTTGATTCGATGCATCGGGCGGTGATGAATGATGATGAGGTGATGTGGAGCGAGAAGTGCTTCTGCCCTACCCCGTTGAAGCATGAACGAGAGACGGTATTGGATTTTTACTTTGATGATCTAACAACGGAAACCCTTCAAGGGTATGAAGACTATGAAGGTGATTCGTTTATGGAATACCTCGTATCTGTTGCGAAATAAAAAACAGCAGCTGTTCTAATTAGCCGCTGCACACTTTGGCTTATTTAGTTCACTTATAGCTTAGTTTTCACCCTTAATGCACACTTGCATTCGAAAACACCATCAAAAGCATGACCCCAACAATCATCAGTCCCATTCCCGTCATTCCCACCACATCAATTTTCTGCTTGTATACAATCGCGCTCACCCCAGTCACAAGCACAATACCCAAGGCGCTCCAAATCGCATACGCAATTCCCACTTTCATATCTCTTAAGGTTAACGACAGCAAATAAAACGCAGCTCCATATCCGCAAATGACTATCAAACTTGCCCATAGTTTCGTAAATCCATTGCTCGCATTAAGTGCGGTTGTTGCTACGACTTCACATATGATTGCACTCAATAAATACACATACATCATCACATTTTCCCTTTGTTCTTTAGTTTGATGTGATACCTAAAATAATTCATTGAGAACTTTGTTCTCAAATATTCTTTATTTTCAGAAAAATAAACTTGATAAGCACTGAGTCATGCAATGACTCACAATATCCCTGTTTTTACAGGTTTTTCTTGGTTTTACTTATAAATGTTTATTCCACTCAAGATTTTTTAACACCATTTGTATATAGATGTTATTTCAATAAATCTTTCGAGTGTTCTTCAATACGCTCGTTGCGAGGGTCTAAAAATAATAGAATCGAACAAAGTAAATTAATTAAAGAACATGTCAAAGTTTTTATGCTACAAAAACTATCTTTGGCTATGTTAATAGATAAACACTTTGGCTATGTTAATAGATAAACAAAATATTTACATGCGGTAGAAATATATATCACATTGTTTCCAGATTCTAATTGTTGTTTGACTATTCCTAAAAAACCAAGCAAAGCTAGTGCAATCAGAATGATTATTTTCAATTGTTGTTTCATATTGATCAATACACTATAGCCACCATCAACATTCATCCTTACCAATAGACATTTCTCCTAAAATACAAACACATTACTTGGTAACAAACTTTCGATTTGATTTGCAGTTTACGTTGACTAAATTTAATCAAATATTTGGATCTACAGACTCTTAGACTGCAATCCCAACGACGAAGTTGGCTTACAAGAAAGGATATATCATGTTTTATCGCGTCAAAGCAAAACTAAAAAAAGACAAGGCAAAGGAATTGCTTGAAAGAATTCAGGATGGATCAATCAGCAAAAACGGGCCGGATGGAGAAGAGATGATTAATGGATTTGAACGCGCTGGTGTTGATGATTCAGGAACAGTTGAGTGGAGTATGGTGTGCTATTGCCCAACGCCATTGGCACATGAACGTGCGACGGTGTTAGATCACTATTTTGATGAACTGACGACTGAGGTGATTAAAGATTATGAGTTACATGATGGACGCCGGTTTATTGAATATCTTGAAGAAGCGGCGAGATCATAAAACGGGCTTGTCGATAAGTTCGTGTGTGGCGCGTCATCGCAACTACGAGACAATCGATTTTAGTTGGGTAAAAAACGATCCTCCATGATCGCTGCGGTCCAGGATATTCAACTAGCTTAGATTTGTATACCGTTCTGAAAAATATTGATTGTTGAAGGAACGGCATTGACGACGGTTTGCGCGGCCATACATGCTTTTTCTGAAACTTTGATCATTTCGTTAATTGTTTCTGGAGATTCATCTGAATCGATGATGACATTGGTTTCGAGTCCATTCGGGTAGCCTTCCATTTGTCCGCCGGTGTCTGAGGTCATGCCGGGAATGCGTGACTGAAATTTCATTTTTTGTTCTAGCTTAATATTGAAGATTTTCAGCTGTTTATAATCGGCATAACCTTTTAAGTGGGTCAGGAAGCAGAAGGCGATACCTGCGGCGAGGTATGCAAGCGGCGCGGGGGCGAGGTTTGATCCGCCAATAGAGAGGCCTTCATCGCAAAGCAACTCGAAAGCGCCGAAGGTTGGTATGTTGGGCTGGACGTAGCAGCGTTTAAGCAGTCCCTGTTCGGGGACCATTTCGGCAATAACATTTACTTCAAGATCGAGTCCTTCTTTTGATTTTTTTGCAGGTTTGATCGGGTATGTCTCGGGATCGGGCATGTACTCGATTGGTGTTACGATTGTTTTCTGGGTTGACATGATGTGCTCCTTGTGCAAAATAATATTGGTACGACTCCGTACCCTTTAATGGTACGGCGCTGTACCATTTTGTCAATTACAAAAAGGAAAAAAAATGCCAGACAACATGAGTAAGCATGCAAAACGCCAATCAGCGCGCAAAACTGAGATTGTGAAGGCGGCGACTGAGATATTTTTTCGCGAGGGGTACGGGCGAGCCAGTATGGATCAGGTGCATTCGGTTGTGGGGGGATCGAAGCGCACGCTCTACAAACACTTTTCGAGTAAGGATGAGTTATTTATAGCGATTATCGAGCGTGTTTCTGATCGTGTGTTACAGGTAATGGTGCCAGAAGAGATTGAGGGGGAATTGGAGAATGTGTTGCTTACGATCGGTGAAAGTTATTTGAAAGTTATATTGTCAAAAGACGGACTATCGCTGTTTCGTGCGATGATATCTGAGGCGACTCATTTTCCAACACTGGCGAAACAGTTTTATGAGCATGGCCCCGGAAAAGTTTCATCCGAACTAGCTAAATTTTTCAGAACTAAGCAGAAGCAGGGCGAGATGAATGGGGGGGATGCGAGGGCGGCTGCGGAACAATTTCTAGGCATGCTACGTGGTGATGTGCATTTAACCGCTCTGCTATATGGGCAAAAACCACGTGGCGCGAGTATCGTCAATCATGTGGAATGTGTCGTCACATCGTTCTTAAAAAGTTATGGTGGAAATGATAAAAAATAAACGTTTTGCTTGAACGGTCCGACACGCGAGGCTGCTATTGATTAACGGCCATTGCTGTTCTAGATAATGTTGTGTCGCGGACTATGGGTGTCTATTTTTTAACAATTTTGGCGAGGTCTTTGTCGGCGCCCATGATGACGAGGATGTCTTCTTCACGCAGCCCGGAGGTTGGATCAGGGATCATGACTGATGGCGGAGTGAGTTCGGATTGCTCGGGCTTACGACGTTTTATGGCAACGACGTGGACGTTGTACTCGGCGCGTAGGTTGAGTTCGATGAGGTTATGGCCTCGCCAAGCTTCGGGGGTTTGGATTTCAACAATGGAGTGCTGCGCGTCGAGTTCGAGGTGATTGCGGAATTGTGGTGTGATCAAGCGATTGGCCCAACGGTCGGCGGATTCGTCTTCGGGGTTGACGACTTCGTCTGCGCCGATCTTGGCGAGGATCTTGGCGGAGGTGGGGGTGACGGCGCGGGAGATAACGCGGGGAACGCCGAGCTGTTTGAGAACAACGGTGGTGAGGGCGATGGCTTCGAAGTTGTTGCCGATGCCGACGATGGCGATGTCGACTTTGTCGACGCCTTGGGAGAGAAGCGCTTGTTCGTCGGTTGCATCGAGTGCGATGGCGAGGGTAACGCGATCACGCATGTCTTCGATGAGTGCTGGATCGCGGTCGATGCCGATGACCTCGTGGCCTGATGCTGCGAGGTTTGCGGCGAGTCGTGAGCCAAAGCGGCCGAGTCCGATGACGGCGAATCTGTGCATGATCAAAAACTTTCTAATCGGTGGTTAGCAGGGTGCGGGGATATGAGGCAATGAGTGGGTGTATTGTAACAGGTGCAAGAGTGCTAGTGCTAGAGACTCGTATTAGGCGCAAGCGAGGGATTTTAATGCTTGCAGGCATATGCGTGGTTGAGGGAGTTACGGAAGTGTCTTGGCGCGCCGCGAAATGTCGCGGCGGCTATTGGAAATCAGTGATTGCAGGCAATTATGATTGAGTTGGGGACACCCTCGCACCGGCGGTACGGGGCTTGTGAAATGAATTGAGCGTTGAGTGGGCGTTGCGGGGTGAGAGTTTCCGGCGAGCGTGGCTCGCTGGCTATTGGCGTTTGTTTTTCATGTGCATAAGGGGGGGGATTAGCCGAGGGCGATGTCTTCGTGGGGGTATGAGATCTGGGTTTGATGTCGGCGAGAGAGGATGAGTGAGGAGAGGAGCGCGAGAGGGCCGACTCGGCCGAGGAACATGACGAGTATGATGACGATTTTACCAAAGGGTGTGAGTTGTTCGGTGATGCCGAGGGAGAGGCCGGTGGTTGTGGCGGCGGAGACGACTTCGAAGAGTGTTTGGATGAAGGTGAAGGGTTCGGTGAGGGTGAGTAGGTAGGTGGCGGTGATGATAAGTCCGATGTAGCAGAAAAAGATGGTGCCTGCTTTTTGGATGGCGGCTTGAGGAATGGTGCGTTTGAAGATTTCGGCTTCGGGGCGTTGGCGCATGTTGGCGATGATGGAAAGAAGGAGGAGTGCGAAGATGGTGGTTTTGATGCCACCGGCGGTTGAGCCGGGGGAGCCGCCGACGATCATGAGTGCGAGGAGGGTAAGGTGAGAAGAGGGTTGAAGTTCGGGGGTGTTGGCGGAGTAGAAGCCGGCGGTACGGGAGGAGGTGGACATGAAGGCGGCGTCGGCGATAGTTTGCCCTATGCGCGAGATAGAAAGAGGATCGGAGGTGGATAGCGGTGTTACATAGAAGAATGGTGTGAGTTCTGAGATAGCAATGACGAGCGTGCCGAGGATGAGAAGGGATGCGGTGGTGGTGAGGACAACTTTGGAGTGAAGAGAGAGTCGGCGGGGTGAGAGGTCGACGGGGGGAAGATCGGTGAAACGCGTGGGGTTATTTTTCTTGTCGGAAATGCGATAGCGGAACATGGCGTAGAGGTTGCCGAGGACGGGGAAGCCGAGTCCGCCGAGGACGATGAGTGGGATGATGACGAGGTAAATGCCAGCGCTAGTGCGGTAGTTGTGGAAGGAATCCCCGGTGATATCGAAGCCTGCGTTGCAGAAGGCGGAGATGGCGTGGAAGAAGGACATGCCAAGACGCTCTGTAAAGAGGAGAGGGCGCGTCGGATCGGATTGCCACATGGGGAGAAGGAGGAGCGCGCCGATGGTTTCGATGATGAGTGTGGTGAGGACGATAAAGCGGATGAAGGAGGTGATTTTGTGAAGAGGCTGATCGGAGAGCATTTGCGAGAGTGAGACGTTTTGCTTGAGAGAGAGGGAGCGGCCGAGCATGAGCGCGAACATGGAGGCGAAGATGATGATTCCGAGTCCGCCGAGCTGGATGAAGATGGCGATGATGGTCTGGCCAAAGGGTGTGAAGTCGTGTGCGGTGTTTTTGACAGCGAGGCCTGTGACACAAACTGCTGAGGTGATGGTGAAGAGTGAATCTAACCAAGAGATAGATTGATTAATCGGTGTGGCGAGCGGGAGTTTGAGGAGAGGCGTGCCGATGGCGATGAGGAAGAAGAATGAGAGAGGCAGGAGGAGGCCGGGCCGGTGAAGGCGGCGCGAGAGGGCTGTATTAAGATGCCAGAGTTCGGTGGCGGCAACGATGACAACGGAGATCTCGAAGATGGGCCAACCGAGTCGGTTGCCTGCGAGGTGGAGGATGATGCCGGTGAGGGTGATGGCAAGAATAAGGATATCGATGAAGGTCATGCGGCGATCGGTGGCATGAGAACGTGAGCGTGCGATACGAATCACGTCGTACCAGTAGGCGGTGATGAGAATGGTTTGAAGGATGCGTGTGAGGATGATGTAGAGTTGCTCGTCGGATTCGTTGAAGATGTGAGAGACGGCATTGAGTGCTTCGAAACCCCATTCGGGGAGTGGCGGGGTGTAGAAGCCATGAACGAGAACAGATGCGGTGAGGATAAGAATGAGGGAGATGAGGCGGAGGAACAGACGCTGCACGGAGATGGGTTTGAAGGGTACAAACTGGTGCAGATGAGCGGTTTCGAGTTTGGGGTCGAGTTGGGGCATGTTAAGAAGTGCTAGTGCTTGGGACTAGTGTTAGGTAGGAGTGGCGGGGAGGAGGAGTGAGGTGTGATGAGGTGTGATGAGGTTTGAAAACGCCTGCAGGATGTTTGGTACTGCAGGCGCTGATTAGACTGTTTGGTTGGGTTTAGCGGAGGATGGCAGGTTTTGGGGGTTCGAGTTTGATGGTTGGGCCGGGGACGATGCCGTAGGAACGGAGCTTGTCGGCGAGGCCGAAGTGTTTGGGGTTGATGTAGTAGGCGTAGCGGAGTGATGTGATTGTGTTTTCGACATCGTTGAGTGACTCGTAAAAATCAGCGATGGCGAGGTATGGGGTTGGGTCTTCGGCAGGTGCGAAGTGTGCTGCTTTTTTGTAGGCGATGATGGCTTCATCGACGGCGCCGGACTTGGTGAGGTATTTGGCTTGGCGGATGTAGTCGCGAGGCTTGCCGTAGTAGTCGGCTTGGCGAGCAAGGAAAGCGGTGAGGTTTTCGATGCGGTCTTGCTGAAAGAGAGACTCGGCAATGCCGTCGAGGATTTTGGGTGCGAGTTCTTTGTCTTCACGTTTGATGGTGTAGGCTTTTTCGAAAGCGAATTGAGCTTGTTCGGGTTTGCCGAGTTTGAGGTTGATTTTGCCGAGCTCGTATTGGGCGAGCGCGTCGTTGGGTTCGTTTTCTGCAGCAGCGGCATAGAGGTCGCGTGCTTGCTCGAGTTCGCCGTGGTATGCGGCAAGGCGGGCTTCGTTTCGCATCTCGTAGTTGTTTGGGGGAAGTGAGCAGCCGAGGATTGAGAGGGTGAGGAGGAGGACGAAGATGGGGGACAATTTATGGATCGCGGTCATGGGTTATTCCTTCCGTGGTGGGAGAACTGATACCATGATAAGAAATTCTGAGAAAGTGGGTAGAGTTTGGACGAAAGGATGGGAGTTTCCACGATATGATTGGGGTGTAATGAGGGATGGAGGGTGGCGAAATGGCGTGGGGAGCAGTGAAGAAGGAAACGATGATGGAAATGTTGCCGAGCGTTTTGTTGAGGCATGAGGGGTACGGAGAGGGGCATTTTGATTGGCTGCTGGGCGAGCCGGGGGTTGTTTATGATGGTGATGAGGAGAAAAGGCTGTGGACGTGGCGGATTGATGTGGGCAGCGATGCGTGGGAAATGGGGAAAGAATATGCCATGGTGAGGAATTTTGATCACCGAGCGCGATATCTGTCTTATGAGGGGGAAATTAGTGGTGGGCGAGGTGAAGTGCGACAAGTGGATAAGGGCGTACATGAGGTGGAGGAGTGGGGAGAGGGCCGAATTGTGACGCGGATCGATTTTGAGAAATTTGAGGGGATTGCTGAAATACGATGCATTAAAGGGGAGATCTGGGGCGTTGTATTTAAAGAGGGGTGATGGCGATGAAAAATCTCAAATCGAGAAGGAGTCATCTGGAAGGATTGAGATAATTTTATCTTGTATCTGTTAGGTATAGTGATTAAAGTGTAAGTAAATCAGTGGTCTTTATTTGCGTTCAGCTGATCATGTAATTTCAGAGCATATCATCGAAACTATTACGTTTATTGTTGAGAATGAAAAATTTTATATTGCTCACGTGAATCAAATCTGAAACTTTTAATCTGTATTTTTTAGCCAAGCACATTTTTCGTTCAGTTCTGTCCAGAGGAGCAACATGATGTCGGATCAAGATCAATTGGATATCCATGCATCGGATGATGATTTATTAGCAGGGGCAATCCCTATTCCAGCAGAAGCATTGGGTGGTGATGATTTAACACCGATCGATGTTGAAGACACGCCTGCAGAGGAGGCGGCACCGGTGATCAGTGGGAATGTTGTGGGGTCGAATAAGATCCGCACGTTCCAGTCGGATCAGGTGCATAAGGAGAATTGGTCGCGGCAAACGAATGCGGATGGGACGGGTGCAACGCACTGCAAGACGTTCTTTGCGAAGCTAAGACAAGATGCGATTCATCACCTGGATGAGCAGATCAATGTTTGGCTGGATGAACATCCAGATTATGAAGTGAAATTTTCGACATCGTGTGTCGGCAAGCTGGTCGGGAAGACGAATGAAGACGCGGTATTTATGACGGTTTGGGTATAACAAGAAGCATACTGCAGGCAACTGCATGCATAGAAGAAAAGCAGCTCTCTGGAGCTGCTTTTTTAGTTGTTCTAAAGCGTTCTGTGAAACATCTGCCAAGTGGACCTGTCGGTCGCTACGATAAAGATCGCTTCCGAAGTGACCATGCTTTTATTTATGGCATTGATGGCCCGACATGTACTCATGCAACTTGATTTATTTGATGTGGGTCAAGATAAAACGGTATGGTTTTGATGGGTGACGATACCGCCCCAGTCATTGCAATAGAGACGGGTTAGGCCGAGCCAACCTGCGGTTTCGGCGTTGCGTGCAGCGGGCTGATCCCAAAGGTCAATTTTAAAACGATCGACGATATTCATAAGAACCGAGCCTCGAAGTTTTCGGAGCAGCGTGTCGGTGAAGTTGGGGTATCGCGTGAGTTCGCTGACAAGAATGAGACGATTCGGGCGAATGAAGTTGACCGCGTTTGAAAGAGACATGGCAAGGTGATCGATGACGGTCTCAAGTGCGGGGTTGTCGTTTTCAAAAATGGCGGCTTGCTCAAGAAGTGTTGCAACGGATTGTGAGGGGTTGAGTTGATGGAGGTAAGTGGTTGATACGATGCGTTCGAGGCAGCCTTTGTGGCCACAGTAACATTGTTCGGTGTCAACGGGGAGGCGTGTGTGTCCGAGTTCGTTGGCGGAAAGGACGCAGCCGCGATTTGGTTTACCGTCAACAAGCATGGCGGAGCCGATGGCGCCATCGTTGATTGAGACGAGGAGGAGATCCTGGTCGAGTTCGGCTTGATGTGTGAGCACCCAACGTGCAGCGAGGGCGTGCATGTCGTTGTCGAAAAGAACGGGGAGATTGCCAGCGGCTTGTGTGATGGGGGTGAGTGAAATGGTGCCCCTGCCCTGTACGGCGGAGGAGAAGAGGATGGTTTGCGCTTCGGGGTCGATGAGGCCGGTGACATTGACGGAGACGAAGAGGGTTGTGGCATCAATGACGGATGTGAGAAGCTGGCAGGCGGTAGGGATGACTTGATCGGAGGATTGGACTTTTTGGACGGTGAGTTTGCCGATGAGCTGGCCTTTGAGATTTAGCCGACAGACTGAGACTTGGCCACGACGGAGTGCGACACAGGCAATATGGCGTTGATGGGTGTCGATTTCCAGAGGGATGCGTGGGCGTCCTGCACGGACGGGCTGGGGAGTGCCTTCTGAGATAATGCCTTGATCGATGAGGTCGGAGACGATTTGCCCGACACCGTTTGGGGTGAGACCGGTGCGTTTATGCAATTCCCAGCGGCTGAGACCGCCTTCGCGCCAGAGGTGCTGGAGTATTTGCTGCTGTCTGGCGTTGATACGCATGATTTATGGCTCACTGGTCAAGGATTTGGCCGATTCTTTACCGACCTTAATTATTATTTATATCGTTCATAATAAATAATTCAATGGTATTCGGCGTCATAATTAATGGTTTTTTAACGGAATACCCGGTTGACATTTATTATTGCTTTTGATAATAATTATCATTCTGTAGTTTTCAATCTGTATTGAATTGCATAAGGGTAGACAGATGATGAATAGTTTCCGATTTGATCCGAGGATGTCGCGAGAAAAGATTGCGACGGTGGTGAGGGACAATTCGGCAGCCGTCAGCTGCGAGGTTGCTGCAGAGATTGCGGCTCTGATACGTGAGAAGGCAGCAGCGGGTGAAAAAGCGGTGTTGGGACTGGCAACGGGGTCAACTCCGAAGGGTGTTTATCGGGAGCTGATCAGGATGCACCGAGAGGAGGGGCTATCGTTTAAGAATGTGGTGACATTCAATCTGGATGAATATTATCCGATGCCGGTGGATCATCTGCAGAGTTATGTGCGGTACATGAATGAGCAGTTGTTTGATCATGTGGATATCGATCGCGAGTCGGTTCACGTACCGGACGGGACACTGGAGGCGCGAGAGGTCGCGGGGTTTTGCGCAGCATATGAGAGAAAGATTGCTGGGTATGGTGGATTGGATTTGCAGATACTCGGGATTGGGCGAACGGGTCATATTGGGTTTAATGAGCCGGGATCGGGTGAGGAGAGTTTGACGCGCATGATTTGGCTGGATGAGATTACACGAC contains these protein-coding regions:
- a CDS encoding DMT family transporter, which gives rise to MMYVYLLSAIICEVVATTALNASNGFTKLWASLIVICGYGAAFYLLSLTLRDMKVGIAYAIWSALGIVLVTGVSAIVYKQKIDVVGMTGMGLMIVGVMLLMVFSNASVH
- a CDS encoding OsmC-related (seleno)protein — protein: MSTQKTIVTPIEYMPDPETYPIKPAKKSKEGLDLEVNVIAEMVPEQGLLKRCYVQPNIPTFGAFELLCDEGLSIGGSNLAPAPLAYLAAGIAFCFLTHLKGYADYKQLKIFNIKLEQKMKFQSRIPGMTSDTGGQMEGYPNGLETNVIIDSDESPETINEMIKVSEKACMAAQTVVNAVPSTINIFQNGIQI
- a CDS encoding TetR/AcrR family transcriptional regulator, coding for MPDNMSKHAKRQSARKTEIVKAATEIFFREGYGRASMDQVHSVVGGSKRTLYKHFSSKDELFIAIIERVSDRVLQVMVPEEIEGELENVLLTIGESYLKVILSKDGLSLFRAMISEATHFPTLAKQFYEHGPGKVSSELAKFFRTKQKQGEMNGGDARAAAEQFLGMLRGDVHLTALLYGQKPRGASIVNHVECVVTSFLKSYGGNDKK
- a CDS encoding potassium channel family protein produces the protein MHRFAVIGLGRFGSRLAANLAASGHEVIGIDRDPALIEDMRDRVTLAIALDATDEQALLSQGVDKVDIAIVGIGNNFEAIALTTVVLKQLGVPRVISRAVTPTSAKILAKIGADEVVNPEDESADRWANRLITPQFRNHLELDAQHSIVEIQTPEAWRGHNLIELNLRAEYNVHVVAIKRRKPEQSELTPPSVMIPDPTSGLREEDILVIMGADKDLAKIVKK
- a CDS encoding TrkH family potassium uptake protein codes for the protein MPQLDPKLETAHLHQFVPFKPISVQRLFLRLISLILILTASVLVHGFYTPPLPEWGFEALNAVSHIFNESDEQLYIILTRILQTILITAYWYDVIRIARSRSHATDRRMTFIDILILAITLTGIILHLAGNRLGWPIFEISVVIVAATELWHLNTALSRRLHRPGLLLPLSFFFLIAIGTPLLKLPLATPINQSISWLDSLFTITSAVCVTGLAVKNTAHDFTPFGQTIIAIFIQLGGLGIIIFASMFALMLGRSLSLKQNVSLSQMLSDQPLHKITSFIRFIVLTTLIIETIGALLLLPMWQSDPTRPLLFTERLGMSFFHAISAFCNAGFDITGDSFHNYRTSAGIYLVIIPLIVLGGLGFPVLGNLYAMFRYRISDKKNNPTRFTDLPPVDLSPRRLSLHSKVVLTTTASLLILGTLVIAISELTPFFYVTPLSTSDPLSISRIGQTIADAAFMSTSSRTAGFYSANTPELQPSSHLTLLALMIVGGSPGSTAGGIKTTIFALLLLSIIANMRQRPEAEIFKRTIPQAAIQKAGTIFFCYIGLIITATYLLTLTEPFTFIQTLFEVVSAATTTGLSLGITEQLTPFGKIVIILVMFLGRVGPLALLSSLILSRRHQTQISYPHEDIALG
- a CDS encoding tetratricopeptide repeat protein — encoded protein: MTAIHKLSPIFVLLLTLSILGCSLPPNNYEMRNEARLAAYHGELEQARDLYAAAAENEPNDALAQYELGKINLKLGKPEQAQFAFEKAYTIKREDKELAPKILDGIAESLFQQDRIENLTAFLARQADYYGKPRDYIRQAKYLTKSGAVDEAIIAYKKAAHFAPAEDPTPYLAIADFYESLNDVENTITSLRYAYYINPKHFGLADKLRSYGIVPGPTIKLEPPKPAILR
- a CDS encoding ROK family transcriptional regulator — its product is MRINARQQQILQHLWREGGLSRWELHKRTGLTPNGVGQIVSDLIDQGIISEGTPQPVRAGRPRIPLEIDTHQRHIACVALRRGQVSVCRLNLKGQLIGKLTVQKVQSSDQVIPTACQLLTSVIDATTLFVSVNVTGLIDPEAQTILFSSAVQGRGTISLTPITQAAGNLPVLFDNDMHALAARWVLTHQAELDQDLLLVSINDGAIGSAMLVDGKPNRGCVLSANELGHTRLPVDTEQCYCGHKGCLERIVSTTYLHQLNPSQSVATLLEQAAIFENDNPALETVIDHLAMSLSNAVNFIRPNRLILVSELTRYPNFTDTLLRKLRGSVLMNIVDRFKIDLWDQPAARNAETAGWLGLTRLYCNDWGGIVTHQNHTVLS